The following are encoded in a window of Gammaproteobacteria bacterium genomic DNA:
- a CDS encoding IS6 family transposase — MIDFRGHRFERDIILTSVRWYLAYPLSYRNLEEMLAERGVDVDHSSVYRWVQKFTPQLEAAFRKGQKRPVGTSWRMDETYIKVKGQWKYLYRAVDRDGQTIDFLFTAHRDKKAALRFLKKAIRQHGLPDKVTIDKSGANTAALDALQEETGAAIEIRQNKYLNNLVEQDHRAVKRIVRPMLGFKGFHSARTTLRGIELLHMIKKGQMIMAEGTNLSAAGQFYSLAA; from the coding sequence ATGATCGATTTTAGAGGCCACCGCTTTGAACGAGACATCATCCTAACGAGTGTCCGTTGGTACCTCGCCTATCCGTTGAGCTATCGGAACCTGGAAGAGATGCTGGCGGAGCGGGGTGTCGACGTGGATCATTCCAGCGTCTACCGCTGGGTCCAGAAGTTTACGCCGCAGTTGGAAGCGGCTTTCCGCAAAGGACAAAAGCGCCCGGTGGGCACAAGTTGGCGGATGGATGAGACCTACATTAAGGTCAAAGGCCAGTGGAAGTACCTCTACCGCGCGGTTGATCGAGACGGCCAGACGATCGACTTCCTGTTCACGGCGCATCGCGATAAGAAAGCCGCCCTGCGCTTTCTCAAAAAGGCGATACGGCAGCACGGTCTTCCGGACAAAGTCACGATCGATAAGAGTGGCGCTAACACCGCTGCCCTGGATGCACTCCAGGAGGAGACGGGCGCCGCCATTGAGATTCGCCAAAACAAGTACTTAAATAATTTAGTGGAACAAGATCATCGCGCCGTTAAACGGATCGTCCGCCCCATGCTGGGGTTCAAAGGCTTTCATTCTGCTCGGACCACCCTGCGGGGCATCGAACTCCTGCACATGATCAAGAAGGGCCAAATGATCATGGCCGAAGGGACGAATCTCTCCGCCGCAGGACAATTTTATTCACTGGCTGCCTAA
- a CDS encoding IS110 family transposase gives MKEYTNERVIKVVGIDLAKRSFHVYGVDENGQRVIRRTFNRVRLSEFMANLPACTVAMEACGSAHYWARQFREDGHEVRLIAPQFVKPFVKSNKNDAVDAEAICEAAQRPRMRLVAIKSVEQQDIQAIHRMRSLGVERRTAQVNQIRGFLLEYGIEIPQGRVAVNQRLPEILEDPENGLSERFRAELRELADELRHLDERVAHYDAQIETLAESHPQAQALMTIPGLGAKGATALVAAVGEDPRLFKNGRGLAAWLGLVPRQHSTGGRDRLLGISKRGDVYLRQLLIHGARAVLRWVERKDDPTSRWARGLKGRRHANVAAVALANKIARIAYAVMTTGQPYDAAKGALAPV, from the coding sequence ATGAAAGAGTATACCAATGAGCGCGTCATTAAGGTTGTCGGCATTGATCTGGCCAAGCGGAGTTTTCACGTTTACGGCGTGGACGAGAACGGTCAACGGGTGATCCGCAGGACCTTCAACCGGGTACGTCTGAGTGAATTCATGGCGAATCTGCCCGCCTGTACGGTGGCCATGGAAGCCTGTGGCAGTGCGCACTATTGGGCGCGGCAGTTCCGGGAGGACGGCCATGAGGTACGGTTGATCGCGCCCCAGTTCGTGAAGCCCTTTGTGAAATCCAATAAAAACGACGCCGTCGATGCCGAGGCGATTTGCGAAGCGGCCCAGCGGCCCAGGATGCGGTTGGTGGCGATCAAGAGCGTGGAACAGCAAGATATCCAGGCGATTCACCGGATGCGCAGTTTGGGGGTGGAACGCCGCACCGCCCAGGTCAATCAGATTCGCGGTTTTTTGTTGGAATACGGCATTGAAATCCCGCAGGGGCGTGTGGCGGTGAACCAGCGCCTGCCGGAGATTCTTGAGGATCCAGAGAACGGCCTCAGCGAGCGCTTCCGGGCTGAGCTACGCGAGTTGGCTGACGAACTCCGTCACTTGGATGAACGGGTTGCTCATTATGACGCCCAGATTGAGACCCTGGCGGAAAGCCATCCGCAGGCGCAAGCGTTGATGACGATCCCCGGTCTGGGCGCCAAGGGCGCGACCGCGTTGGTAGCGGCCGTCGGCGAGGATCCCCGACTCTTTAAGAACGGGCGGGGTTTGGCGGCTTGGCTGGGCCTGGTGCCGCGCCAGCACTCCACCGGTGGACGGGACCGCTTACTGGGTATCAGTAAACGGGGGGATGTCTACCTGCGGCAGTTGCTGATTCATGGCGCCCGCGCCGTGTTGCGCTGGGTCGAGCGCAAGGACGATCCGACGAGCCGCTGGGCCCGGGGACTGAAAGGCCGTCGCCATGCCAACGTGGCGGCCGTCGCGTTGGCCAACAAGATCGCCCGGATCGCCTATGCGGTGATGACGACCGGCCAGCCCTATGATGCGGCCAAAGGCGCTCTGGCTCCGGTTTGA
- a CDS encoding transposase, which translates to MSGVFIAFLEKALEGRERPLIVITDNASYHTSKEVKAFLETHRKQIRLFFLPPHSPELNPDEQVWNEIKNDHLEKEPIKNRADFRARVYSALEKLKEFQERVKSFFRLPDTQYANPEKAPA; encoded by the coding sequence GTGAGTGGGGTTTTCATTGCCTTTTTAGAGAAGGCATTAGAGGGTCGAGAGCGCCCATTAATTGTCATCACGGACAATGCGTCTTATCATACCTCGAAAGAAGTCAAAGCCTTTCTTGAGACGCATCGAAAACAAATCCGCTTGTTCTTTCTTCCCCCCCACTCGCCAGAGTTAAATCCGGATGAACAGGTTTGGAATGAGATCAAAAATGATCATCTGGAAAAGGAGCCAATTAAAAACCGGGCTGATTTCAGAGCGCGCGTTTATTCTGCTTTGGAAAAGCTAAAAGAATTTCAGGAAAGGGTCAAATCATTTTTTAGGCTCCCTGATACTCAATACGCTAATCCTGAAAAAGCTCCAGCATGA
- a CDS encoding IS630 family transposase — protein sequence MNAEWMFDARKIPDEVMNYIRRIAVRAVEEKHYGPELVADFLGIDRTSIYDWLRNYRYEGEEALDTRKALGATCVMTPDIDRWLKETILNTTPADHGYDTVLWTLEIMVNLLKEYFGLWVSDATVRLHLHQLGLSCQKPCYHALNQDQEEVKKFINEEFKEIQKRAQELGADIAFQDESWVQGHTRSGRTWGLVGHPPEIKVSDDRGGFHILSMVTATGELIFEVTTQK from the coding sequence ATGAACGCGGAATGGATGTTTGATGCACGTAAAATACCGGATGAAGTGATGAATTACATCCGGCGTATTGCGGTTCGCGCGGTCGAAGAGAAGCATTATGGTCCGGAGCTTGTTGCTGATTTTTTGGGTATCGACCGAACGAGTATTTATGATTGGCTTCGCAACTATCGTTATGAAGGAGAAGAAGCCCTGGATACCCGGAAAGCGCTCGGCGCCACGTGTGTGATGACTCCGGATATTGATCGATGGTTAAAAGAAACGATACTCAATACGACGCCGGCGGATCATGGCTATGATACGGTTTTATGGACTTTAGAGATCATGGTTAATTTATTGAAAGAGTACTTTGGTTTATGGGTATCGGATGCCACGGTTCGTCTGCATTTACATCAATTAGGACTGAGTTGTCAAAAACCTTGTTATCATGCCTTAAACCAGGATCAGGAGGAAGTTAAAAAGTTTATTAATGAAGAATTTAAAGAGATTCAGAAGCGGGCTCAAGAACTTGGAGCGGATATTGCGTTTCAGGATGAGTCATGGGTTCAAGGCCATACGCGTTCTGGACGGACGTGGGGCTTAGTCGGTCATCCGCCTGAAATTAAAGTGAGTGATGACCGGGGTGGGTTTCACATTTTATCGATGGTTACGGCGACGGGCGAGTTAATATTTGAAGTGACCACTCAAAAATGA
- a CDS encoding metallophosphoesterase — translation MNDEMTTVSSSDEPSWDLGDRDCIFAIGDVHGDLDALVRILIGLGIVDAAGNWAGGSANLILMGDINDRGADSVNAIAFVMMLQQDAPLQGGAVHALLGNHELLVAQGDFRYVAAREVLALERFWYDDVDGLHAIYRGNSPFAQWIRQRPTILKSGTTVFVHAGLDERVVGIRPEVMNATLKSWVAHFQGAGEAPDDGSMWLTSEEGRGPLWSKGFRVSTACAPSDSDRDRSKLREWLGLLGGKRLVVGHRPTKALGYDIALPHPTFGDLVTAIDTGISRFYGGRLSALEIRGGELRPRYFDRGNSDLVLTQTLRQKYHSEREAISGGKSIAA, via the coding sequence ATGAACGATGAGATGACGACGGTGAGTTCCTCAGACGAACCATCCTGGGATCTGGGTGACCGTGATTGCATCTTCGCAATTGGGGACGTTCATGGAGATCTGGACGCCTTGGTGCGGATTCTCATCGGGTTGGGGATCGTGGATGCGGCGGGGAACTGGGCTGGTGGATCGGCAAACCTGATTCTGATGGGAGATATCAATGACCGGGGTGCCGACTCGGTCAACGCGATTGCTTTCGTGATGATGCTTCAGCAAGATGCGCCGCTTCAAGGCGGAGCGGTGCATGCCTTGCTTGGCAATCACGAATTGTTGGTCGCCCAAGGTGATTTCAGGTACGTCGCTGCCCGCGAGGTCTTGGCGCTTGAGCGCTTCTGGTACGACGACGTGGATGGTCTTCATGCGATCTACCGAGGTAATAGTCCATTCGCGCAGTGGATCCGGCAGAGACCAACGATCCTGAAATCAGGGACGACTGTGTTCGTTCATGCGGGCTTGGATGAACGGGTTGTCGGCATCCGTCCTGAGGTCATGAACGCTACGCTCAAATCGTGGGTGGCGCACTTCCAGGGTGCCGGAGAAGCACCGGATGACGGCTCCATGTGGCTTACCTCGGAGGAAGGGCGTGGACCGCTGTGGAGTAAGGGTTTTAGGGTTAGTACGGCGTGTGCGCCTTCCGATTCGGATAGAGATCGATCCAAACTTCGAGAATGGCTAGGGTTGCTTGGGGGGAAGCGGCTTGTGGTCGGACACAGGCCGACCAAGGCGCTGGGCTACGACATTGCGCTTCCGCATCCGACATTTGGCGACCTCGTTACCGCAATCGATACAGGGATCTCCCGGTTCTATGGCGGGCGTCTGAGCGCCCTGGAGATCCGGGGTGGCGAGCTGCGTCCACGTTACTTCGATCGTGGGAACTCAGATCTTGTGCTTACACAGACGCTTCGACAAAAGTACCATTCCGAGCGAGAGGCTATCTCTGGTGGGAAGTCGATCGCTGCCTAA